One Pseudomonas sp. MM213 genomic window, GACCAGGGTGTAGGTATCGCTGACTTCACCCATCTCGTCGATGAAAGCGAACAGCGTGGCCAGACCGAGAATAATCCCCAGTACCGCCAGGATCGCGATAAAGACGCTGCTACCGATGTAGCGATCGAGCTTAACCACGGGCCACCTCCAGCGCGCTGCGGCGACTCGCCCGCTTCAACTGCCAGGGTTCCCAATAGAGCAAGCCAAGGCCGATGGCCAGGAAGATTGCGTGAACCCACCACAAGCCCAGCGCGGGCGGGATCTTGCCCTTTTCGAGGGCGCCGCGAGCGGCAATCAGGATGCTCAGGTAAGCCATATAAAGAAGAATCGCCGGCAGCAGCTTGAGGAAACGGCCCTGGCGCGGATTGACCCGCGACAGCGGCACCGCCATCAAGGTCACGATGAAGACCAGCAAGGGCAAGGACAGACGCCATTGCAGCTCAGTGCGCGAACGCAGGTCATCACTGCCGAGCAACGAACTGGTGGTCATTGCATCACGGTCGGTGACTTCGTCGCTGACGTCCGGCTTAGGCAGCAACACGCCGTACTCTTCGTACTTGATCGCACGATAGTCGGCCTGCCCCGGGTTACCGTCGTAGCGATAACCGTTGTCGAGAATCAGGTAACGGTTACCGTCGGGGCGGATTTCCTGACGGCCCTTCTCGGCCACCAGCACGGAAATCCCGCGATCCTTCTTGTCCGACGAGACGTTCTTTTGCGAAATGAACACGCCGCCGAGGTGGATGCGGTCATCCGACAGGGTTTCGGTGTAGGTCACCCGGGTGCCGTCACGCAGGGCCTGGAAGCGGCCCGGCTCGAGGGTATCGAACTCGGTCAGCGCGTCTTGTTTGTTCAGCAGCAACTGAAACTGATTGGCCCCTTGTGGCGCCAGGCTCAGGCTCAACCATGCCACCACCAGTGCCACCAGGGTGGCCGGAAACAGGGTCATGGTGAACAGGCGCTGCTGGCTCATGCCCGTGGCAGAGAGCACGGTCATTTCACTTTCAAGGTACAGGCGACCGTAGGCCAGCAGGATCCCGAGGAACAGGCCCAGCGGCAGGATCAGTTGCAGAAAGCCTGGCAGGCGAAAGCCCATGATCAGGAACAGCGAGCCCGGATCCAGAAGGCCAGCCGCCGCCTGGGCGAGGTATTTGATGAAGCGTCCGCTCATGATGATGACCAGCAGCACGGCACTGACGGCGCTCAAGGTCAACAGGACTTCGCGGGATAGGTAACGGAAGACGATCAAACCAGACACTCCAGGGTTGTCAGGCTAAGGCGGCCAAACAAGCAAACGTATCAGGCAGCCCGCAAGACAGAGCTGCCGAAAAAAGTTGGCGCATTATCCTGTGATTGGACGCGCCTGTCACTGCGCATGGTTACGCAGGCGGCCAAAGCGCAGAAGATCGTACAACCGAGGGTTGTCAGGCGCCGGTAGCGAGGTTCAAACTGCGGCCTTTGTCGCAAGCCGTGACTTGCGTCTTTCACTCTATAAATAAGCAGGCTCGAACGTCTGTCGTCGAGCACTTGCGTGTTGACCCATCATTCAGGGACCCGGACATGGAACTGGTTGTAAAAAGCGTTAACCCAGAAACGTTGAAAACCGCCACCCTGGTGGTCGCCGTCGGCGAAGGCCGCAAGCTCGGCGCCGTTGCCAAACAACTCGACGAACTGAGCGGGGGCGCCATCAGCGCTGTGCTCAAGCGTGGCGACCTGGCCGGCAAGGTTGGCCAGAGCCTGTTGCTGCACAGCCTGCCGAACCTGAAAGCCGAGCGCGTGTTGCTGGTCGGCGTGGGCAAGGACGAAGAGCTGGGTGACCGCCCGTTCCGTAAAATCATCGCCGGCGTCCTCAACACCCTGAAAGGCCTGGGCGGCAGCGATGCTGTGCTGGCGCTGGACGAAGTGATCGTCAAGGGTCGCGACAGCTATGGCAAAACCCGTCTGCTGGCCGAAACCCTGGTGGACGGCGAATACACCTTCGATCAGTTCAAGAGCCAGAAAGCCGAACCTCGCGCCCTGAAGAAAGTCACCCTGGTGACCATCAAGGCGGCCCAGGCTGAAGTCGAGCGCGCCGTGGCCCACGCCACCGCGATCGCCAATGGCATGGCGTTCACCCGCAACCTGGGCAACCTGCCGCCGAACATCTGCCACCCGACGTTCCTCGGCGAACAAGCGAAAAACCTCGGTAAAGAATTCAAAAGCCTGAAAGTCGAAGTCCTTGATGAGAAGAAAATCAAGGAACTGGGCATGGGCTCGTTCTACGCCGTCGGCCAGGGCAGCGCCCAGCCGCCGCGCCTGATCGTCATGCAATACAACGGCGGCAAGAAATCCGAGAAGCCGTACGCCCTGGTCGGCAAAGGCATCACCTTCGACACCGGCGGCATCAGCCTGAAGCCGGGCGCCGGCATGGATGAAATGAAGTACGACATGGGCGGCGCCGCCAGTGTCTTCGGCACCCTGCGCGCCGTGCTCGAGCTGAAACTGCCGATCAACCTGGTGTGCATCCTCGCCTGCGCCGAGAACATGCCGAGCGGCAACGCTTCGCGTCCGGGCGACATCGTCACCACCATGAGCGGCCAGACCGTGGAAATCCTCAACACCGACGCCGAAGGCCGTCTGGTGCTGTGCGACGCCCTGACCTACTCCGAGCGCTTCAAGCCGCAAGCCGTGATCGACATCGCAACCCTGACCGGCGCTTGCGTCGTTGCATTGGGTGCGCACACCTCCGGCCTGCTGGGCAACAACGACGAACTGATCGACCAGCTGCTGAGCGCCGGCCAATCGGCTGACGACCGCGCCTGGCAACTGCCGTTGTTCGACGAGTATCAAGAGCAGCTGGACAGCCCGTTCGCCGACATCGCCAACATTGGCGGCCCGAAAGCCGGCACCATCACCGCTGCCTGCTTCCTGTCGCGCTTCACCAAGAACCTGAACTGGGCGCACCTGGACATCGCCGGTACCGCCTGGACCAGCGGCGGCAAGGATAAGGGCGCCACTGGCCGTCCGGTTCCATTGCTGACCCAGTACCTGCTGGACCGCGCCAAAGCCTGAAACCGATGACCTCGGGCGGCGTTGCTTTCGGGCGACGCCGCCTGGGGCTCAGGAACCGCAATGACCAAAGTCGACTTCTATATCCTGCCCAGCGCCGATCCTTCGGCACGGCTGGATTTCGCCTGCAAGCTCACCGATAAAGCCTGGCGCATGGGCCATCGCATCTACCTGCATTGCAGCGATGCCGCCCAGCGTGACGATCTCGATGCACGCCTGTGGGCCTTCAAGGGCGAAAGCTTCGTGCCCCACGGCCCCGCCGAAAGCGAGCCGGACGGTTTGATTGTGCTGGGTCTTGGCGATGACTGCGGTCAACATCAGGATTTGCTGGTCAATCTCGACCTGAAAGTCCCGGCCTTTGCCAACAAATTCGCCCGGGTGGCGGAAGTGGTGGTGGAGGATCCGGCGATACGCACGGCTGCGCGGGAGAGTTTCCGTTTCTACCGCGAACAGGGCTATCCTCTGCAAGATCACCGTTTACAGCGACTCTGAGCATTCCGATGGACACTCCAAAACCGCTGCAAAAGTCCGCGCACCTGCTGGACGACCTTGAGTCGATCCGCCAACTGCTCGGCGATGACAACCTGCAACCACCGCTGCTGACCGACACGGTCGACGATGGAGAGCAGGAACAGATTCCGATGTTGTTCGACACGGTCAGCGCCAGTCAGCCCACCGTCCCACCGACGCCAGTCGCCGCTGCCGCGCAACCGACACCCGCTGCAACCAAAGGTCCAGACGACCTGCTGCACCTGGACAGCGAACTGCGCGCCGCCGCGCAACTGATCATGCAAGACGTGATCGACGACTTCGCCCCGCACATCGAAACCGAAATCAAACGCCGCCTCAGCGCGCGCCTTGAGCGGTTGCTAAGCCAGTACAACGACTGACCCCAACACCCCCCTGTAGGAGCGAGGCTTGCCCGCGAAAGCGATCTGCCTGCCGCCATCAATGCTGGACATGATTGCCTCTTCGCGGGCAAGTCGAATCGTCGCACCGCTCGCTCCTACAGGGATTTGCGGTGTTTTTGATACTGCGCCCTGTCCGCCCCCGCTCGCCCTGCGCCCCATGCCCCGCTATACTCGTCGGCTTTTCCTGAATTAATGCCAATAGGGTCCCGCCGCGCATGGATAAGACCTACCAGCCGCACGCCATTGAAACTTCCTGGTACAACACCTGGGAGTCTGAGAATTACTTCGCCCCGCAAGGCGCGGGCGAGTCCTACACCATCATGATCCCGCCGCCGAACGTCACCGGCAGCCTGCACATGGGTCACGGCTTCAACAACGCGATCATGGACGCCCTGATCCGTTTCCGCCGCATGCAGGGTCGCAACACCCTGTGGCAGCCGGGCACCGACCACGCTGGTATCGCCACGCAAATGCTGGTGGAACGCCAACTCGAAGCCCAAGGCCAGAATCGCCACGACCTGGGCCGTGAAAAATTCCTCGAGAAAGTCTGGGAATGGAAGGATCAGTCCGGCGGCAACATCAGCCGTCAGATCCGCCGTCTCGGCTCGTCCGTGGACTGGGGCCGCGAGCGCTTCACCATGGACGACGGTCTCTCGGAAGCGGTAAAAGAAGCGTTCGTGCGCCTGCACGAAGACGGCCTGATCTATCGCGGCAAGCGCCTGGTCAACTGGGACACCAAGTTGCACACGGCGATTTCCGACCTCGAAGTGGAAAACCACGACGAGAAAGGTTTCCTGTGGAACCTGAAATACCCGCTGGCCGACGGCGCCAAGACCGCTGAAGGCAATGATTACCTGATCGTCGCGACCACTCGCCCGGAAACCATGCTCGGCGACGCCGCCGTCGCGGTTAACCCGAACGATGAACGCTACAAAGCCCTGATCGGCAAATTTGTCGAGCTGCCGCTGGTTGGCCGCCGCATCCCGATCATCGCCGACGATTACTGCGACCCTGAATTCGGCACCGGTTGCGTGAAAATCACCCCGGCCCACGATTTCAACGACTACGAAGTCGGCAAGCGTCATAACCTGCCGCTGCTGAACATCTTCGACAAGAACGCTGCCGTACTGCCGGCCTGCCAGGTGTTCAACCTCGACGGCACGCTGAACGAAAGCATCGACGGCAAGATCCCGGCTGAATACGTCGGCCTCGACCGCTTCGAAGCGCGCAAACAAATCGTTGCTGCGTTTGACTCTGCCGACCTGCTGGTCAGCGTCAACGATCACGCACTGAAAGTGCCGAAAGGCGACCGCTCCGGCACCATCATTGAGCCGTGGCTGACCGACCAGTGGTACGTGTCCACCAAGCCATTGGCTGAACCGGCGATTGCCGCTGTTGAAGACGGCCGTATCCAGTTCGTGCCTAAACAGTACGAAAACATGTATTTCTCGTGGATGCGCGACATCCAGGATTGGTGCATCAGCCGTCAACTGTGGTGGGGCCACCGGATTCCGGCCTGGTACGACGAGTCGGGCAAAGTCTACGTCGGTCGCGACGAAGCCGAAGTGCGTGCCAAGCACAACCTCGGTCCGGACGTTGCGCTGCAACAGGACAACGACGTTCTCGACACCTGGTTCAGTTCGGGCCTGTGGACATTCTCGACGCTCGGCTGGCCTGAGCAGACCGAATTCCTGAAGAAATTCCACTCCACCGACGTGTTGGTGACCGGTTTCGACATCATTTTCTTCTGGGTTGCCCGGATGATCATGCTCACCATGCACCTGGTGAAAAACGAAGACGGCACGCCGCAGGTTCCGTTCAAGACCGTTTACGTTCACGGTCTGGTGCGAGATGGCCAGGGCCAGAAGATGTCCAAGTCCAAGGGCAACGTCCTGGACCCACTGGACATCATCGACGGTATCGAGCTGGAAGACCTGGTGCAGAAACGCACCTCCGGCATGATGCAGCCGAAACTGGCGAAAAAGATCGAGAAGCAGACCCGCGACGAGTTCGCCGACGGCATCGCCAGCTACGGCACCGACGCCCTGCGCTTCACCTTCTGCTCGCTGGCGTCCACCGGTCGCGACATCAAGTTCGACATGGGCCGCGTCGAAGGCTATCGCAACTTCTGCAACAAGATCTGGAACGCCGCGCGCTACGTGCTGGACAAGGGCGAAGACTGCGGCCAGAACGGCGAAGCCTACGAACTGTCGCTGGCGGATCGCTGGATCATCTCGCAGCTGCAACGCACCGAAGCCGAAGTGACCCGTCAACTCGACCAGTTCCGCTTCGACCTCGCGGCACAAGCCTTGTACGAGTTCATCTGGAACCAGTATTGCGACTGGTACCTGGAACTGTCCAAGCCTGTGCTGTGGGACGAAAACGCACCGGTCGAACGTCAGCGCGGCACCCGTCGCACGCTGGTGCGCGTACTGGAAGTCGCGTTGCGCCTGGCGCACCCGTTCATGCCGTTCATCACCGAAGAAATCTGGCAGCGCATCGCGCCGCTGGCCGGTATCGAAGGCAAGACGATCATGCTGCAGCCTTGGCCAGTGGCCAATGAAGAGCGCATCGATCCGGCGGCCGAGAACGACATCGAATGGCTCAAGGAACTGATGCTCGGCACGCGCAACATCCGTGGCGAGATGAACATCGGCCCAGGCAAGCCGCTGAACATTTTCCTGAAAAACGTCAGCGCCGAAGACCAGCGTCGTCTCACCGAGAACGAAGCCCTGTTGAAGAAACTGGCGCGTCTCGAATCGATCACCGTGTTGGCTGCCGGCGAAGAAGCACCGCTGTCCGCCACCGCGCTGGTGGGTGAGATGGAAGTGCTGGTGCCGATGGCCGGCCTGATCGACAAGGACGCCGAACTGGCCCGTCTGGACAAGGAAATCCTGCGTCTGCAGGGCGAAGTCCAGCGCGTGGGCGGCAAGCTGTCCAACGCCGGTTTCGTCGACAAGGCTCCGGCCGAAGTCATCGAGAAGGAACGCGCCAAACTGGCTGAGGCCGAACAGGCTTTGGGCAAACTGGCCGAGCAGCATGCGCGGATTGCCAGCCTGTAACGGCAAATCGCAATGAAAAAGGGAGGCCCGCAACGGCCTCCCTTTTTTATGCCCGCCACTTTTTGCTTTCTGTAGGAGCGAGCGATGCGGCGACCCGACTTGCCCGCGAAGAACGATGATGCGGCATGCCTGACAGACCGCATTATCGTTCTTCGCGGGCAAGCCTCGCTCCTACAGGTCCCCCGCCAAGTCATGGTCTGTGGGACAATACCCGCCACTTTCAGCCATACCCGAATCGACAACGCCCATGACCGCCCCCCGCACACCCCGCCCTGCGCGCAAGAAGCCTGACTCCGCCACCCCGGCCAAAGCCGTGGAACCGCGTGAAAAGGCCAGCCTGCACCCGCGCAACCGCCATCAGGGTCGTTACGACTTCCCGGCGCTGATCAAAACCACGCCGGAACTGGCGAAGTTCGTGATCATCAACCCGTACGGCAAGGAAAGCATCGACTTCGCTAGCCCGGACGCGGTGCGGGTGTTCAACCGGGCGCTGCTGAAATCGTTCTATGGCATCGCCCATTGGGACATTCCAGCCGATTACCTCTGCCCGCCGGTGCCGGGCCGTGCTGACTACGTGCACTTCCTGGCCGACCTGCTGGCCAGCGTTAATGACGGCGAAATCCCGCGTGGTGCGCCGGTCAAGGTGCTCGACATCGGCATGGGCGCCAACTGCGTCTACCCGCTGATCGGCTACAGCGACTACCGCTGGCACTTCCTCGGTTCGGAAATCGACCCGACGGCCGTGGCCGCCGCCAAAGCCATCGTCCAGTCCAACGGTCTGAACAAGGCCATCCAGCTGCGCCAGCAGACCAATCCCAAGCACA contains:
- the lptF gene encoding LPS export ABC transporter permease LptF, producing the protein MIVFRYLSREVLLTLSAVSAVLLVIIMSGRFIKYLAQAAAGLLDPGSLFLIMGFRLPGFLQLILPLGLFLGILLAYGRLYLESEMTVLSATGMSQQRLFTMTLFPATLVALVVAWLSLSLAPQGANQFQLLLNKQDALTEFDTLEPGRFQALRDGTRVTYTETLSDDRIHLGGVFISQKNVSSDKKDRGISVLVAEKGRQEIRPDGNRYLILDNGYRYDGNPGQADYRAIKYEEYGVLLPKPDVSDEVTDRDAMTTSSLLGSDDLRSRTELQWRLSLPLLVFIVTLMAVPLSRVNPRQGRFLKLLPAILLYMAYLSILIAARGALEKGKIPPALGLWWVHAIFLAIGLGLLYWEPWQLKRASRRSALEVARG
- a CDS encoding leucyl aminopeptidase; its protein translation is MELVVKSVNPETLKTATLVVAVGEGRKLGAVAKQLDELSGGAISAVLKRGDLAGKVGQSLLLHSLPNLKAERVLLVGVGKDEELGDRPFRKIIAGVLNTLKGLGGSDAVLALDEVIVKGRDSYGKTRLLAETLVDGEYTFDQFKSQKAEPRALKKVTLVTIKAAQAEVERAVAHATAIANGMAFTRNLGNLPPNICHPTFLGEQAKNLGKEFKSLKVEVLDEKKIKELGMGSFYAVGQGSAQPPRLIVMQYNGGKKSEKPYALVGKGITFDTGGISLKPGAGMDEMKYDMGGAASVFGTLRAVLELKLPINLVCILACAENMPSGNASRPGDIVTTMSGQTVEILNTDAEGRLVLCDALTYSERFKPQAVIDIATLTGACVVALGAHTSGLLGNNDELIDQLLSAGQSADDRAWQLPLFDEYQEQLDSPFADIANIGGPKAGTITAACFLSRFTKNLNWAHLDIAGTAWTSGGKDKGATGRPVPLLTQYLLDRAKA
- a CDS encoding DNA polymerase III subunit chi; this translates as MTKVDFYILPSADPSARLDFACKLTDKAWRMGHRIYLHCSDAAQRDDLDARLWAFKGESFVPHGPAESEPDGLIVLGLGDDCGQHQDLLVNLDLKVPAFANKFARVAEVVVEDPAIRTAARESFRFYREQGYPLQDHRLQRL
- a CDS encoding DNA polymerase III subunit chi, whose translation is MDTPKPLQKSAHLLDDLESIRQLLGDDNLQPPLLTDTVDDGEQEQIPMLFDTVSASQPTVPPTPVAAAAQPTPAATKGPDDLLHLDSELRAAAQLIMQDVIDDFAPHIETEIKRRLSARLERLLSQYND
- a CDS encoding valine--tRNA ligase codes for the protein MDKTYQPHAIETSWYNTWESENYFAPQGAGESYTIMIPPPNVTGSLHMGHGFNNAIMDALIRFRRMQGRNTLWQPGTDHAGIATQMLVERQLEAQGQNRHDLGREKFLEKVWEWKDQSGGNISRQIRRLGSSVDWGRERFTMDDGLSEAVKEAFVRLHEDGLIYRGKRLVNWDTKLHTAISDLEVENHDEKGFLWNLKYPLADGAKTAEGNDYLIVATTRPETMLGDAAVAVNPNDERYKALIGKFVELPLVGRRIPIIADDYCDPEFGTGCVKITPAHDFNDYEVGKRHNLPLLNIFDKNAAVLPACQVFNLDGTLNESIDGKIPAEYVGLDRFEARKQIVAAFDSADLLVSVNDHALKVPKGDRSGTIIEPWLTDQWYVSTKPLAEPAIAAVEDGRIQFVPKQYENMYFSWMRDIQDWCISRQLWWGHRIPAWYDESGKVYVGRDEAEVRAKHNLGPDVALQQDNDVLDTWFSSGLWTFSTLGWPEQTEFLKKFHSTDVLVTGFDIIFFWVARMIMLTMHLVKNEDGTPQVPFKTVYVHGLVRDGQGQKMSKSKGNVLDPLDIIDGIELEDLVQKRTSGMMQPKLAKKIEKQTRDEFADGIASYGTDALRFTFCSLASTGRDIKFDMGRVEGYRNFCNKIWNAARYVLDKGEDCGQNGEAYELSLADRWIISQLQRTEAEVTRQLDQFRFDLAAQALYEFIWNQYCDWYLELSKPVLWDENAPVERQRGTRRTLVRVLEVALRLAHPFMPFITEEIWQRIAPLAGIEGKTIMLQPWPVANEERIDPAAENDIEWLKELMLGTRNIRGEMNIGPGKPLNIFLKNVSAEDQRRLTENEALLKKLARLESITVLAAGEEAPLSATALVGEMEVLVPMAGLIDKDAELARLDKEILRLQGEVQRVGGKLSNAGFVDKAPAEVIEKERAKLAEAEQALGKLAEQHARIASL
- the rlmF gene encoding 23S rRNA (adenine(1618)-N(6))-methyltransferase RlmF, with amino-acid sequence MTAPRTPRPARKKPDSATPAKAVEPREKASLHPRNRHQGRYDFPALIKTTPELAKFVIINPYGKESIDFASPDAVRVFNRALLKSFYGIAHWDIPADYLCPPVPGRADYVHFLADLLASVNDGEIPRGAPVKVLDIGMGANCVYPLIGYSDYRWHFLGSEIDPTAVAAAKAIVQSNGLNKAIQLRQQTNPKHILLGLLEPGERFDLTMCNPPFHASMDEATKGSERKWRALGRADPKRKLPVLNFGGQSAELWCEGGEARFVTQLIAESAHFQHKVLWFSTLVSKASNLPAIETALKKAGVLESQVVEMSQGQKQSRFVAWTFQTKSEQQVWRRERWVKKAE